The segment CTTCATGAAGAGCACCTTGGTATGTGCAGGATGAAGGCTCTTGCACGAGGATATGTATGGTGGCCAAACTTGGACAGAAACATTGAGGAGACAGTGCAGGCATGTCCGTCATGTATGTCCGTCAGGAACAGTCCCCAGTCTGCCTCATTACACCCATGGATTTGGGCAACCAGACCATTTCAACGCATCCATATTGATTATGCAGAGTATAAGGGACAATCTCTACTTATTGTCAATGACAGTTATTCAAAGTGGTTGGAAGTCATTCCAGTGAGATCAACCACCAGTGCTAACACGATTGACAAACTTCGGATGCTGTTTGCGTCAACCGGATTACCAGAGGAGATAGTGAGTGACAATGGACCACAGTTCACGTCCCATGAATTTCGTGACTTTACACGTCAAAATGGTATAAAACATACCCTCGTTCCACCGTACCACCCGCAGTCCAATGGATTTGCTGAGCGAGGAGTACAGATAGTGAAGAAGGCCCTGAAAAGCAAAGATGTTGAGGGACGACAACAATCGCTAGAGCATCGATTAGCGAACTTCCTATTAAAGTATAGAGTTACTCCCCACACAACTACTGGTGTGTCACCCTCTGAGCTATTTCTGAAGAGGCAACTTAGAACGCGTCTCACACTGGTGAAGCCTGACATCGGGAAGAGTGTTGAGAAAAGTCAGCAGCGGATGAAAGACTTTCATGATCGAGGCAAGGTGAAGGTCAGACAGTTTGAAGAAGGAGACCAAGTGCAAGTGAAGACTACAATTCAGCCTGGGAAATGGAAGTGGCTACCTGGAACAGTAAACAAAGTTTGTGGTCCACTTACTTACCTAGTCCAAGTCGGAAATCGCAAAAGATTTTGTCACCTTGACCACTTGCTAGCGTGCAATGCTAAACATCCACAAGCGTTGCCGCCCCTGAGCGACTTTTCCTTGAAGGAGCTGACAAGACCTACAGTGGATCTACCAGAGGAAGTGGATCTCCCGAATGCAGAACCTTCCAAGGAAGCAGGAAGTTCCCCACCATCTAGTCAAACGTCGAAGACACCGTCTACCACCAGTCGAGTGATGTCATTCAGGGCGGCGAACCAGTCAATGAGCATACCCTCACCACGGCCCGTGCGTGAACGCAAACCCGTCCGTAGGCTCATTGAGGAAATCTGACTTACTTTGTGACATTTGGACGTTTCTTATGTTGAAAGTTTTGTTTGTTAATCTTCGTGTTAAAGGTTAAATCAAATCTGTTATTTTGGTGTACTTggatcatttgtttaaattcaagaaagaatttaagattttaaaagggAGGAGTGTAGTGTTTGCGAATTTACCTCGGGATCGAGATTGCCATAATTGGGTTGTTGAACTTTCTAGATAAACATGTGTATTTGAATTCCCACGTGTTCTGGTGATTTATTCCTGTAATTACCAAGATATTACAATATGCTATGAGATTGCAATGCAATGCTATGatatttgtatgctatgctatgagaaattgtaaTGAAGGACTTAATGATATGTTGGTGAGCTCTCGTACTCTGTAGCTGGTGATCGTCCTCTTTAGTGCGTCGCATGCGAACATTTGGGGTGAGGTGTCTTCGGTTGTACTGGGGGCGACATGTCTTGGGGACGAGTTGTCCCTATTCCATGTAAAAGCATAACAACCGTACCATTTGCACACGACAACTCGGAAAGTTCAACATGTGTCAGTATGCTACATCAGCATGAAAAGCATCACAGATATACTTTCTAAGAACGTTGATACCCAAAACAACAgctgaaatagaaaaaaattactagCCGAAAATTCCATTCTAAAGGGCAGGGTTGGATGGGTTAATTTTTAACTATgatatttcatgaaataaacACCTAAATTCAATCAACTGTATACACGAGTTGCTATTTTAAAAAGAAGCTATTCAAGGGGAAAAACTATAATTGTTAGGTTAACTGCGTaggtagaaaaaaatattaacatgcAATAAATTGAGAATAACGCTGCACTCTCATCGATAAAAACCTCCAATTAGTATTTCAAACCACGGTAAATACTTTAAAGGAATGTGATGTTCATTTCAGTATTTCAAAGTCGAATGcttttgagatacatgtatcatacaatGCACATTACATATCGAACAACCATGGTAACGCactaatgaaatacatgtacatgcatatcgGGTGCATGTTCAATTATATCTTTAACACACGTCAGGATTAAACTTCAGTTAACTAAAAGGTAACTGAAAGTTCTAGAatgttgactgaatggcacaccTTCACCGTTAAGGCGCCTTTTAGTTATCTTTCTGTAATTTTTCTGTTACTGAATGGAATACTGTGTCCTATGTTTCGCTTTTTGTCTTTTAGCTCTCTGACACTCATTTTATTCCATTATTAACAAgtgattgtgttattatttttcttaatgatCTCgttctttaaattaaattttatggtTGAAGAAGTGATGTTTTGCTTTTTTGATACTTTGTTTATTCTTATATCACAATTAGCAAATATTATCCTCCCATTTAATGTACCGAATATTACTGCTAAAACAATTTACCCCGACTTCATCTAATGCTGATTTTAACACTTTCTATCATGTTATATAAATCTAAATTACGTTGTTTTATCagaaagatattttgatatagtATAGTTCGCAATAgcctacagtaccgatcagacccaacctaacaccagagtaaaccccaactaaaccccgggtttactttccggatttactttgggtttactttttgaaaatttgggtccactcggggtttacttttgggtttactcgagaattgcttttggagtcaactatacgcacacaagtgtgaagcagacctgtattttatcttatcatcctattgcctgtaattcctgccccttgtatattccgaatacacatgtagcgtctgctttcagggtattcttctgatcggggtttactctctgtgtccactctgggtttactctgggtccactctagtaaacccagagttaacccagaaagtaaacccagggtttagtttgggtttactttctgttaggttgggtctgatcggtactgtacatgGAGTTTCATGTTTTTAGAATATGAATCCTTTCATTGATAAAACAAGTTtctacattattatttttttcagatttatttaccactacatcaaatacatgtgtattttcaaAACGATTAAATATCTTGCCATATTAAAAGTgcttatcatatatatatataaattgtacGTTGCCAAATGACGGTTGTATTAATTATAGACATGTATGAATAATATACATTGCAGAATTTAATTTCGATCATTTTAGAGATATTATTATGGAAATAAGATGTACAAAGtctgtttaataaataaaccTCATATAACAGTATAACGCGTGATATTGCTCCTTAATTGCCATCGCTGTTTTTAGATATCACTATATTTCACAGGACGAATCtgctaaataaataaaataagctGAACAGTTTTACATATCTTGATGGTTAATATTCAAAAAAGTTATCTTGAAAGAAATATCTCTTAATTCCTTGTTAGATCCCGGAAGTAGAGTAAGAAAACAGAATGAAAGAGATAACTCATAGGAGGTGCATTGGTGGGTCTTGCAGTTTTCCAGAGAGTAACAAAGATTTTATACTGAAATaaacgtttttgaaaaataaaaaataaattctaaaattaagcaattattgttgaaattggcctgttttaaaatagaaagtaaaaaataaaaacatagcATAAATGACCACCTATCACATAATTTTAGCTAAATTCTTTGTTATTATAGTCcggtatattttatttctaacgAATTAACGATTTAAAAATGGTGTTCCTAAAACTTGTATTAAAAAGGTGAGTTTCAACGgaacaatttaatttgttgcTATTTCGTACAAAAGGCAAAGAAAACTGTATTAATTAAACTCATTGTAAACAGATAGGTACATAATCATTTGTGACGACAATAGACATTTCAGTAAGGTCcctgtaatgcgtgtactagcaATATAAGTATATACTGCGATACCTGCCACAGAtgatgtttttcaatttttttgtttgttttgatagagaaatttaatataaattagtaagagccatactttactgtcaaaTCGCTCAATAGTAAGCTAAATTTGCATGCTTATTCAGTAAGTATCCTCAGTAAGTTgggaagataaaaaaaaaaggttttgaactgaataaatatttaaagaataaagaaaaaaaacagttaaaaagtttattcagatattgcatattgtcaaaccattaaattagAAAATGGGAAATCACACACCTACTAACAGGGACCGGGGCACGGATGTTGTATCCGAATGTAATTAAAACGCAAAAATAAACCTCCAAAAAATTATGACTAaggcagaaaaaataaaattaagataaCAACAAggtaccaaaaaaaataaaactgtatttATCGTTAACAATTTTGACcaaattaaacacaaattacGTTTTACAGACGGGtcaattttctccaaaagtaaTGAACGATTTTAGGTGGAAGCAAATCTAAGAATTTGAAAACTTAGAAATCTTATAAttctttctgtctgtctgtctgtctctctctgtgtctgtctgtctgtctgcatgtctgtctgtctgtctgtctgtctctctctctctctctctcaaatttgTTGATGTTAGTTGATAACTAAGTAACAcaaagttgacaatgatgcaataTATGTCTTATTCTTGTTGCGCTCGCCACagcggtagcaccgtaaaacacaTTCCTGTATTGTTCGGTGCAATAACgaaagaaaaatcaataatcGGCATTGAACAACAGTTATTCGTATGAATAATGTCTGAAACCTACTTTCGGTTTAGGACATTGGGATTTTCTTCAAtcatgcatttaaaatgaagTTGGGCAATGACAGTCGCTGTGTACCGTTCTTGTTTTTCGTTATGTCCTTCGGATGCTGTTATGTTGGCGGTAACGTATTTGAAGAAGTACAGTCATGTCCAGTAAATGCAGAGGAATGGGAAAACCGAGGTCAAAAGAAGAATTGCCAGGAACCAATACCTTATTATATATGTGCCGCCATTGAGAACCGGCCAGGAAGGTTCGGAGAAATATGTACCCAGGCTGGACTATCGGAACCAGGTACAATCAATCAAATATTATGAGACTTGTAAAATGATATAGACGACATataaaacatttgttgtaaaaatatCACTGTTTACGtaaatgttttttcttaaaaggaaacattaatatttatatttttatcttcatACTAGACAACATTCAAATTCATCGGCACGGCCATATTGCCTTTAGGTGTAGCactatcattatatcttctaagATTTGTTGCTTATAAATGCCATACGTATAAAATAGTTTCAtccttttatatttctttagGATATTGTGTAATTTTGGATGAAACAACACAcaatttaaattacataatatgTAACGCATCATCTGGGTGTCCGCAGTCTCACTACCTTTCTAAAGAATCGTACAaatgtaagtttaaaaaataatcatttctgatgtacaatttgtattgtaattgctatttaataatttttttaaacttttgagtGATAACAAAAGTCGTACACCATAAAGTCAAGATCTAGTACATGAAAGAAGCCTAAAGGTTTATAAAATATAGGATATAAATTCTTTGactgatgcttcataacaatggctatgtttgatagggtgtactGGGTCTTAAAATTGTtggtaaaaataatgaaaaaaaaaaataaatctagaatgcctacagtctctcaaataaagaaaaactggCATTAAGCAAGTCTCCccctttaaaatgataaatgatgtCAAATCGAAAATAGGTATCGATGttacttttcttattatttaatatagaatgtccagaaactgattttctacataattcctttaatgTCGTGAAGTACgggaaaaatatttaacttttacatgtatcaactgTGACCTCATAAACTTCCAGCATCATAAAGACAtcctggaatcatttactagatcttgaccctAAGTTTTTCTCTAATCATGATCGGTTGCTAAAATTTACAACTAACTAAATTTACCTAACATTTGATAAGTAACTTAAATATTATTCACTTTTATTGTAGACCCAGTATGCTATAATACATCATACAGGTAAGAATTctgaatataaattaatatttctgGAATTTAGCAAGAATCACTAtctgtattaatttttactaaaagaaattaacaaatttgCAATTGTCGATATATCCTAAAGGTCTAGCTAGATTACCAAAGTTATTCTCAATCATGTTTCTATCTCCGAAGATATACATGTGGTCTGgtaaaaatgatcaacaacttAACCTTTTGATTTTGTAGCAACACATTTTCAGTGTTTCAGAACggcaaaaaaaaatgtggtGCATTAAGTGTTGGCTTCTTAAGGGAAAATTTCTTCAggatacaatttttgaaatctttaCATAAGATATGTTGTAGTTTTCAACCAAACTAATTACATCAACCTTGAATTTATTATGTCCAGACACCAAGTCATTTGTCTATGCCTGTGGAAGAGATCTATGACTTAATcaaaaaataatgcaattacTAGACTTCGTCACAATATAgattttactacatgtacattggttCGACTTTTGGGTAGCGTTTAAGTATTGCGATTTTCTCGTCGATGTTCTTGACAACtttgtaataaataaagaaGGTGAGCAAGAATGTACAGTTGTGTACAAGTAAGAGACATGACTttcgaaaattgaaaaaaggaaaaaaaaatttttttttcataaaatgaaagtATACGGATGAACCAGAAACTCAGATTTAAGAAAGGATAAACAGATCAACATACCGATATAAGGCAAGTTAAAATTCGCAAGAGGGCATTAGAGTTCCACTCGTGAGACGAAAATTAGACCAATTGAATAATTGATATACTCATAGCTAAATTACTTCTCCAATTCTAGATAAATTCAGCCTTAAAACTGCAAAAATATTCCTGAGGAAGGTGAACTGCATTAACCATacactctaaaatatttttaaaaagtacattgtCATCTCTGGATCATCattacatctttttttaaaagggacatttttttaacgttgaaatatgtcatattttcaaagtttaatTTTGGGGAGAGAAAACCCAGAAACAACAAACTCGTTTAAAAACAGCTGTAGATAAGTAGGATTTTTCATCAATTGCGTCATGTTgcaatatttatattcataattattatgatagtatatatatagtgcctgtttaggagggtaactgttggaattgacacccctcgaacaccattgtcaaccgacgcgaagcggaggttaacaatggttttcgaggggtgtcaatttcaacagttaccctcccaaacaggcactatttattctattatactgaatgtcttatttttaaagaaaattttactgcttttacatagaaaagaagtgaattctacggcaaaccgtacgcgcatattttgtattttcgtTTTATACTTAATCGATATTCACATTCCTTGTAATTATTTGTACATTCATTAAACTTTTGCCACAGGggaaatgtaaaaattttttgatcaatttaGAGAAACAACTACATCAATTTCGCTAACTGGAACTGAACAAGATGAACAAATTACGTAAGTATCAACGATAAAGTTAGACATGTGGTTTCGATCATTTATTCTTAAACATTTGTTAAATCAAATGTTTCTTAATCAAGCACACTGGACTAAGTAAACATTGAATCAATTTTCGGTGAAATTAAACTGATAATAGaacaaaagtatttaaaaagataacatAAAACACTGCTTTTACCATcgcaaaattaattttctttcagcAATTAATACAATTTAGCAACTTATAATCTGTCAAATGttctttttattcatattattttgtttaggctcagttaaaatgatatattgaaattttcaaaagggtttattcagatttaaaaaaaaaaaacttttcttccggtttaatttttttttaaaaactgattatctttttatttacgGAATTTATCCATGTgtttaaaaaggttaagttttcaaataaaaacacatcAATCTACAAGTCTcccttatttttattataatttagaTCATGCAATGCATACACGATTTTAACAAATCTATAGAATATATATCTCACTCTAATTGGTTGTTTTAGATATTTCATTAGTGTTCTTCTAAAATCTATAGACAGTACATACGTCAAATATATTACAACTAGTGTTCATCATTAAGTTTTAGCacattaaaaagaaagaaaaaaatgtcttcaATTTGCAGCAGATTTTTTCTTCTCCTTTCTCTCTATTATTCTGagagaaaaaacaacaaaaattcttTAACGGTAAGATAAAGCTAATTTTGGTTGATGAAaccatatttcaaaatatgcgTCAGTTGTTGAAATAACATTCCTCCATCAGtcaaaaagatattaaattggTTTACTTGTGTTTGGGAATCAACAAAAACCCAGACAACCAAATAAAGGTCAACATTTGAATTCTTTACCGATAATCTTGTCTTGGTATCGAATTAAGTCTACTAATCAACTGAATGTATTTTAATCAATCTAGTTGTACAGAAGACTGTAAATCATGCTATGATAAATAATACTGGGTTCTTGTGAATATGTTTCTTTCCAGGACAAGAACTCTCGAAAAGACCAAACAAAAAGGATCTGTTCATGCACTCGCTATCTCTACGTTCATGGTATTcctttgtgttttatttgtatttcttatgcctttgatgaaaaaaagaatatctaaacgaaaaaaaGGTAAGTAATAGAATAACATATGTAGCTTATAATAACtttctgtaatattttttattattattctttgaTTTTAATGCTGAAtggttaaataataaaaagtacGAGTTTCTGTGTTTGAAGACTTAGAAAACAATGAAGCAGACGAGCCGCCACTACTAGTTAACACAGGTAGACAGTAGGCTTTTACAATACACAAACTCATAGGGACCTAAAGCGACATGGTCTCGATTTtcgacaaaaaatatttttccgatattaatttatacaatgcttcagtaatgcatttttaaaggcaaccaaaatttgagtgtcatttgttgagttataacgAGTTATGTATAGAGCTTACAAgtttttgctatgtaaacaatgcttttatttatattttgaatgttaaagaaAAACTTCTAATCGTAAACCTAATTAATATGTTTAACTGCCTGCctaacatattcattttaagtctACAATTGGaatcttttttatcattttaagcaaaaatgaacagttccttacttaaaataattgaaattgtgaCTGTTAATTTAAAACTTGACAAATGATAGCAGGTCTACAAAaggatttgtttttattactcCTTTCCATTTGGCTACAGAGTATTAAAGATTCGTTTCAAAATTTTGGGTTggtttttaccaaaaatatatctttttattgtgGTAAAAACCTTATTTAATTTGCTATTATAAACTATCGAAAATATCTAACAATGCTTGCTAACATAATACATTAATGCAtgtgttattatttaaaatctaCATTGAACTTTTAACGTAAATTTTCATCAACTCCCTCGTAAAGGAATACTTATGTCACCTATAATTTACAATTCTTCTAAACTTTATTTTgaagacttgaaaaaaaataccaaggGATCGACTCATCAAGCGAAAcaaggtatgataaaatctaGCTAGATACATATATTAATGCTTGTAAAAATGCTTTAATCACATAAAAACTGTATAAAAATTTTACGATTCAAAGAAAAACATAATTCACATGGATTTTCTAATATGAATTATTAAACTTTTAGAATGATATTACAAATGATAgatctgtttaaaaaattacgAATACTTTCAGCTTACCAATTCACGTTTTATTAaagtatataaaacatttttattttctttcagacAATAAATTAGAGGCACTATATacacaaaaattatcaacgtTAGGAAGATATATGAAATTTCAACTTGTAAAACTAAGTAGAGTTAAGAACCTTCGATTTTATATGGTCACGCACTCCGAATCGTTAAAGCTCCATGTTAAGGAAAACTTCGAAAGAATGATGAATTCAAGTTCAGTAGACTGGACCAAGTTTGATTTGGATACTGTATACACACTTCTGTCAAACTTTTGTGGCATAACACGTCCGGGTGCGGGCTGGGGCTACGAACCAACAGATGAAGACCTTTCTGTAGGGGCAGACATTGAAAGAATTAGAATCTTGGTGAACGAGTATTTGGATAGTAAAACGTTCAAAGTGGAAGAGGCTGACCAGATTATCGAAAGATGGAATTGGCTAAAAAAGGAAGTTGATTCACGTGATATTATCGATTTTGATCACGAGACAAAAATAAACTGCAAgtacttttgaaatttttaaaaatatcaatgttcaaaagaaaaacaagctgaaacatgaataaaaattagaatgatcaaaatcatatcataaataatgtaatatcaatttattcaacaaattttttattgtaaagtGAATAATCTTAAGATAAAATTTGCTTTATTGACTATCTGATAAAACATGCAGTTACGCTTTATAACATAAAGTTTACCTACCAATTTGTTGCATAAGTATTACAAACTATAGCTAGAGCAAATGTATCAAAGAATGGGTGTCATCGGCCCCTGTACGATGCACagaaaagtaaattaaatttataaataattgtttacagatACAAAGCTAAATCCGAACAATGTCGTGAAGAATGGAACCGTTGTCACACGTGCCATTGCAAATATTCTAGAAAAACTTAAATCAAGGAAAATTGTAACATGTTGCGGAGCCATTGGTTGCGGAAAAACGACTGCATTGGAGTATATTGCTAGAAAGTACAGGGACGACGGATGGACGATACAATGGATCGAGGAATTAATGGACGAATCTCTTTTTAACAATGTTATCGAGAGCAACACGGACAAAAATTTTATCTGTTGTGACAATTTGTTTGGATCGTTCGGGTGTCAAGTGTTTTCTGATAAAATGCTTGATGCCTTTCACTATTTTATGCACTCAATccataaaagtgaaaaaaataccaaagtGTTGCTCGGTATCCATGAGCACGTGATTGAAGAAATTTCCTCAAAACAGTCTCTTGTTTCGCAAGATTATAATACTTTTGTAGAAATGGATAGCCTTTCACAGTCGGAAgcaattataatttatatattgcaGCAAGAGGAATCTAATATCAAACAGGAAAATATTCCATTTGAAGATTTTTTGGAGTTAAATAGGAATAGATCTGCTAACGTAGGAGCACCTTTCCAGACTTTGATGATTTCAGCGGCCCCTGATGTCTTTGGCACAAGAGCATTTTGCAATCAACCGTTTCAGCTTCTGACAGAGCATTTTTCCGAACTTTTATATGACAATGAGGAAAtgtttttttcacttttgtatGTTATGTGTGTTGTGGTTTTCGATAAGAGAGAGGGTGAACTTAAAAGAGGCATAGTTAATGAAATTTATCCCCGTTTAGACAAAAACACCGTGGAATATTACCTACCAGAATTAGGCCCATACATACAGGATGATGGTAAGACCGTGGAAATAAAACATGAAGTGATCTCGATTGCCTTGTTTCATACATTCATGATGCAATCAAAAAAACCTTGGTCTATCTTTGCAGCGTGTAATATCCGAAGAATTTTGGGACTCATACGACCTGATGACCAACGCAATAAACTTCATCATTTTGCTGTTCCTTTGTCCAGAGAAACGCTTCATGAGGCAAAAGCTATAATAAAGACTAAAATTGTTCATAATGAAGTAGATATCAGAGGGCATCCTTTATTGGAGCATTTCTCTTAACACAAAACTCTCATCTTTCAACGAATCAAATAATTGGTATTGACTTTATAATCCAAACATTCAATCATTTTTCAACGAAGTCAAATATTAGAAATGCTTTATTTCAATAACTAAGtatgtcaaaaataaatcaatttaaatgttaTGATGAGATCCTATGATGTTCTATGATGAGAACAAACGTaatcaataaaacattaaaatatattgagaCAGTTGACatcatgtaaacattaaatacaATGTGTATGGAAACAAAGTAGCCCATTGATATTATTAAGGGAGTGTgattaatatattgattttagaaaataaatggtttgaggaaaaatttgggttttttttcactaGGATTGAACACACGCCGGCTTACAAGCTGTATATTATTACGAAGCTGTATTTTATTACGAAGCTGTATTTTATTACGAAGATGTTTATACTTAATATGATCGAGTTCTTGAAAACATTGTTCTTATGTTCGATTCGAGAACTCCAacataaatgaattatttaaacccgtaaaatttaaatatttgcttataaacacaAGTAGAATTGACATCACGTGGTGGGAAGAAAAGCATTgatcaaatataaatacatttacttAGCAtgatgttaaatacatgtaaatcaaatcaaatagaTAACTGTGTTACCGTAAGCTTCATGTATGTTATATTTTCTGTGAATTGCGTATCTGCTAGCATTCTTCAGGTCACAAATTTAGGCATTGTTTCTAGAccaaattgaattatcattttgatcattcttttgatttaacataaagcaatttaaaaattagtcaAGGTTTCATTAAGCAAGTTAtctaattgtaatatttttaataccaAATGTCACGAGTGGTGgttagttttatatttattgacatatgtatgtacatgtatagagtaCAACCAAAGGAAAATTctcaaatttacatagtaaGGAACAGTAAGGAAATGAGAGGACCTAAAAATTCTTcacatttattcaaatattccTCACATCTAAAAAAAACGTATTCAGGGGTTTTTTGTCCTCAGCTTTTTAGCGCAGTTGATGTTACATCATTTGTTCATTATGGAAAGCGCATTTAACATTTTACGCTCTCGATAGCAACGTCGGTTTTTGTTTGTAGAATGGTCTACCAACCTCGTCTACTCTCTTTTTAACATCTGCCgatcttttgtttattttatagttaattcatcgttgaactttttattattctcttactatttaaaaaaacgaAGATTCATCAGCTTCAGGGTATGTATCTGGTATCTTCATTCAATCCATTCAATTTCAACGTAGCTGGTAACGACAAAATGGTGTAAACTCCTGAATTGTTGAATGCAACACTCATCTGTATGTTTTCAATGAATGCCTAGTAATATAACC is part of the Magallana gigas chromosome 3, xbMagGiga1.1, whole genome shotgun sequence genome and harbors:
- the LOC136273383 gene encoding uncharacterized protein isoform X1, with the translated sequence MKLGNDSRCVPFLFFVMSFGCCYVGGNVFEEVQSCPVNAEEWENRGQKKNCQEPIPYYICAAIENRPGRFGEICTQAGLSEPGYCVILDETTHNLNYIICNASSGCPQSHYLSKESYKYPVCYNTSYRETTTSISLTGTEQDEQITTRTLEKTKQKGSVHALAISTFMVFLCVLFVFLMPLMKKRISKRKKDLENNEADEPPLLVNTDLKKNTKGSTHQAKQDNKLEALYTQKLSTLGRYMKFQLVKLSRVKNLRFYMVTHSESLKLHVKENFERMMNSSSVDWTKFDLDTVYTLLSNFCGITRPGAGWGYEPTDEDLSVGADIERIRILVNEYLDSKTFKVEEADQIIERWNWLKKEVDSRDIIDFDHETKINCKYF
- the LOC136273383 gene encoding uncharacterized protein isoform X3 — encoded protein: MKLGNDSRCVPFLFFVMSFGCCYVGGNVFEEVQSCPVNAEEWENRGQKKNCQEPIPYYICAAIENRPGRFGEICTQAGLSEPGYCVILDETTHNLNYIICNASSGCPQSHYLSKESYKYPVCYNTSYRETTTSISLTGTEQDEQITTRTLEKTKQKGSVHALAISTFMT
- the LOC136273383 gene encoding uncharacterized protein isoform X2 translates to MKLGNDSRCVPFLFFVMSFGCCYVGGNVFEEVQSCPVNAEEWENRGQKKNCQEPIPYYICAAIENRPGRFGEICTQAGLSEPGYCVILDETTHNLNYIICNASSGCPQSHYLSKESYKYPVCYNTSYRETTTSISLTGTEQDEQITTRTLEKTKQKGSVHALAISTFMVFLCVLFVFLMPLMKKRISKRKKDLENNEADEPPLLVNTDNKLEALYTQKLSTLGRYMKFQLVKLSRVKNLRFYMVTHSESLKLHVKENFERMMNSSSVDWTKFDLDTVYTLLSNFCGITRPGAGWGYEPTDEDLSVGADIERIRILVNEYLDSKTFKVEEADQIIERWNWLKKEVDSRDIIDFDHETKINCKYF